The following proteins come from a genomic window of Rutidosis leptorrhynchoides isolate AG116_Rl617_1_P2 chromosome 10, CSIRO_AGI_Rlap_v1, whole genome shotgun sequence:
- the LOC139871083 gene encoding uncharacterized protein yields the protein MNEKFHPALSISNIKNLIPITLEINNSQYNSWSHLFKLHCRAYDVIDHIIPKPDNSSSSITTDTTKPPLWDRLDALVLQWIYATISTDLMNQIIEDESIAEHAWNRLQNIFQDNKNTRALYLQRQFNTIRLDEFPDCAAYCQEIKVLADQLRNVGDKVSDDRMVLQLIAGLNDNFDTVGTYFTQMDKLPTFYDARSKLILEETRKKKQAINNSSHTDAALLSIAPNKSTMNSDATTTDRSNSSTPPTNQQFRYDNNRSRGRGNNSRGRNNRGRGQSSYPQTPSQHWNGYPPWFYSSQANPNWATQWTNTPCPYPTINWTRPNSSNNNSLQSGILGPRPAQAH from the coding sequence ATGAATGAAAAATTTCATCCTGCACTGTCAATCTCAAACATAAAGAATCTTATCCCTATCACTCTTGAAATCAACAATTCACAATATAATTCTTGGTCTCACCTTTTCAAACTGCACTGCAGGGCTTATGATGTTATTGATCACATCATCCCCAAACCTGATAATTCATCCTCTTCTATCACCACGGACACCACTAAACCTCCACTATGGGATCGTTTAGATGCACTTGTTCTTCAGTGGATCTATGCAACTATCTCAACTGATCTAATGAATCAAATTATTGAAGACGAATCTATTGCTGAACACGCTTGGAATCGATTGCAAAATATCTTCCAAGACAACAAAAACACTCGTGCCCTTTACCTACAACGCCAATTCAACACCATCCGTCTTGATGAGTTCCCAGATTGCGCTGCATACTGTCAAGAAATCAAAGTATTGGCCGATCAACTTCGAAATGTTGGAGACAAAGTCAGCGACGATCGTATGGTTCTTCAATTGATTGCCGGACTCAACGACAACTTCGATACGGTGGGTACCTATTTCACCCAAATGGATAAGCTTCCCACATTCTATGATGCTAGATCTAAATTAATTTTGGAAGAGACTCGCAAAAAGAAACAAGCAATTAATAATTCATCACATACCGATGCTGCTCTCCTCTCTATTGCTCCGAATAAATCAACGATGAACAGTGACGCTACCACCACTGATCGATCAAATTCGTCTACTCCGCCGACCAATCAGCAATTCCGTTACGACAATAATCGGTCACGAGGTCGTGGGAACAATTCTCGAGGTAGAAACAATCGGGGACGTGGTCAGAGTTCATACCCACAAACACCTTCGCAGCACTGGAATGGCTATCCCCCATGGTTTTATTCCTCACAGGCTAATCCAAATTGGGCCACTCAATGGACTAACACACCTTGTCCTTATCCCACAATTAATTGGACTCGGCCCAACAGCAGTAATAATAATTCGCTTCAATCTGGTATTTTGGGCCCAAGGCCTGCACAGGCCCATTAA